A region from the Hypericibacter adhaerens genome encodes:
- a CDS encoding oxidoreductase, whose product MARDPRYDILFEPVRIGPVTAKNRFFQVPHCNGMGIIYPSSMIGMRGMKAEGGWAVVCTEETDIHPSGDLSPLAEGRLWDDLDVPVFARMNEAIHKHGALAGVEITHTANRDACLFSREVPVNVTHAPAGEGYYPAQARRMDRADIRNYRRWHREAALRAERAGFDIIYVYVRAYTSINGNFLSRHLNDRSDEYGGSLENRLRLTREVTEDLIEAVGGRCAIAIRWTVDDPIGPDGQPDLAEGREVVERLAELPDLWDINLRDWSRDSMPSRFGPEGSQEEFVRFVKSVTSKPVVGVGRFTSPDTMVSQVRRGILDFIGAARPSIADPFLPKKIEEGRIDDIRECIGCNMCVSSDFTMVPMRCTQNPTAGEEWRKGWHPEKIAPRKSDEAVLIVGAGPAGLEAARALGQRGYEVTLAEARQEVGGRVALESKLPGLATWGRVRDYRLQQIQRMPNLQLYLDSKLGAEDIRGYGFAKVVLATGGHWRRDGVGRARHEAIAGLDKIDVLTPDDIFAGRKAAGPVVIYDDDHYYMGGVLAEKLRLEGFDVTLVTPASDISSWTKFTLEQPLIEQRLHEIGVTVLEKQIVAVARPGELELEHSHHGGRRRIACGALVLVTMRLPNDGVFLELSADLQALEEAGIKSVTRIGDCHAPSTIAAAVYAGHRCAREMDEPEQEIAFRRELIALAPA is encoded by the coding sequence ATGGCGCGCGATCCCCGTTACGACATCCTGTTCGAGCCCGTCCGCATCGGCCCGGTGACGGCGAAGAACCGCTTCTTCCAGGTGCCGCACTGCAACGGCATGGGGATCATCTATCCGAGCTCGATGATCGGCATGCGCGGGATGAAGGCCGAGGGCGGCTGGGCGGTGGTCTGCACCGAGGAGACCGACATCCATCCGAGCGGCGATCTTTCGCCCTTGGCCGAGGGAAGGCTCTGGGACGATCTCGACGTGCCGGTCTTCGCCCGCATGAACGAGGCGATCCACAAGCATGGCGCGCTCGCCGGCGTCGAGATCACCCACACCGCCAACCGCGACGCCTGCCTCTTCAGCCGCGAGGTGCCGGTCAACGTCACCCATGCGCCGGCGGGCGAAGGCTACTACCCGGCCCAGGCCCGGCGCATGGACCGCGCCGACATCCGCAACTACCGGCGCTGGCATCGCGAGGCGGCCTTGAGGGCCGAGCGCGCCGGATTCGACATCATCTATGTCTATGTCCGCGCCTATACCTCGATCAACGGCAACTTCCTCTCGCGCCATCTCAACGACCGCAGCGACGAATATGGCGGCAGCCTCGAGAACCGCCTGCGGCTGACGCGCGAGGTGACGGAGGACCTGATCGAGGCGGTGGGCGGGCGCTGCGCCATCGCGATCCGCTGGACCGTGGACGATCCGATCGGGCCGGACGGCCAGCCCGATCTCGCCGAAGGCCGCGAGGTGGTGGAGCGTCTGGCCGAGCTGCCCGATCTCTGGGACATCAACCTGCGCGACTGGAGCCGCGATTCCATGCCCTCGCGCTTCGGGCCGGAAGGATCGCAGGAGGAGTTCGTCCGCTTCGTCAAATCCGTGACCAGCAAGCCCGTGGTCGGAGTCGGGCGCTTCACCTCGCCCGACACGATGGTGTCCCAGGTGCGGCGCGGCATCCTGGACTTCATCGGCGCGGCGCGGCCTTCGATCGCCGATCCGTTCCTGCCGAAGAAGATCGAGGAGGGGCGGATCGACGATATCCGCGAATGCATCGGCTGCAACATGTGCGTCTCCTCCGACTTCACCATGGTGCCGATGCGCTGCACCCAGAACCCGACCGCGGGCGAGGAATGGCGCAAGGGCTGGCATCCGGAGAAGATCGCGCCCCGGAAATCGGACGAGGCGGTGCTGATCGTGGGGGCGGGGCCGGCCGGTCTGGAAGCCGCCCGGGCGCTGGGTCAGCGCGGCTATGAGGTGACGCTGGCCGAGGCGCGCCAGGAGGTCGGCGGGCGCGTCGCGCTCGAAAGCAAGCTGCCCGGGCTCGCAACCTGGGGCCGGGTGCGCGATTACCGGCTGCAGCAGATCCAGCGCATGCCGAACCTTCAGCTCTATCTCGACAGCAAGCTCGGCGCCGAGGATATCCGCGGCTATGGCTTCGCCAAGGTGGTGCTGGCGACGGGCGGCCATTGGCGGCGCGACGGCGTCGGCCGCGCCCGCCATGAGGCGATCGCCGGCCTCGACAAGATCGACGTTCTGACGCCCGACGACATCTTCGCCGGCCGGAAGGCCGCGGGGCCGGTCGTGATCTATGACGACGATCACTACTATATGGGCGGCGTGCTGGCCGAGAAGCTGCGGCTGGAGGGGTTCGATGTCACGCTGGTGACCCCGGCCTCCGACATCTCGAGCTGGACCAAGTTCACCCTGGAGCAGCCGCTGATCGAGCAGCGCCTGCACGAGATCGGAGTGACGGTGCTGGAAAAGCAGATCGTCGCCGTGGCCCGGCCGGGCGAGCTGGAGCTCGAGCACAGTCATCATGGCGGTCGGCGCCGCATTGCCTGCGGCGCGCTGGTGCTGGTGACCATGCGCCTGCCGAATGACGGGGTTTTCCTGGAGCTGTCGGCCGACCTGCAGGCGCTCGAGGAGGCCGGCATCAAGTCCGTCACCCGCATCGGCGACTGCCACGCGCCCTCGACGATCGCGGCCGCCGTCTATGCCGGCCATCGCTGCGCGCGCGAGATGGACGAGCCGGAGCAGGAGATCGCCTTCCGGCGCGAGCTGATCGCGCTGGCCCCGGCTTGA
- a CDS encoding DUF2218 domain-containing protein, with amino-acid sequence MPALLMSEAQVATENGARYLQQLCKHWAHKFVVQYTAKSGRIDFGEGRAVAFAVGTDHLSLLAKAPDADTLAKLESVVADHLKRFGFREQLEVSWAPVLL; translated from the coding sequence ATGCCGGCCTTGTTGATGTCGGAAGCGCAGGTCGCGACGGAGAACGGCGCGCGCTATTTGCAGCAGCTTTGCAAGCATTGGGCTCATAAGTTCGTCGTGCAATACACGGCGAAGAGCGGTCGCATCGATTTCGGCGAAGGCCGCGCGGTGGCCTTCGCGGTCGGCACGGACCATCTGAGCCTGCTCGCCAAGGCGCCCGACGCCGACACGCTTGCCAAGCTCGAGAGCGTCGTCGCCGACCATCTCAAGCGCTTCGGCTTCCGCGAGCAGCTCGAGGTGAGCTGGGCGCCGGTGCTGCTGTAG
- a CDS encoding AMP nucleosidase — MSHLTPEQAVDRLEELHRTATVALREAVARYVADGTVPTRAERTALRYPELRVAWQPEGAVQFTRRAWAKFQAPGVYATTITQPAFFRSYLLEQLRPLVEEFGARIEVRISEQEIPYPFVIESGDEFVHGDISVAELARHFPTPALASVGDEIADGLWEIKEGQPRPLSLFDAVRVDFSLRRLVHYTGTPWHTIQPWILCTNYQRYVDQFLQWGLEELARPNGPYTELVLPGGGAVRRGDDSEMAVATVTAAPWERFQMPAYSLLRGDGQGGVTIVNIGVGPSNTKNATDHLAVLRPHCWLMIGHCGGLRQSQTIGDYVLAHGYLRRDRILDELVPTEMPVPALAEVQLALQEAAALVTGERGDGLKRRLRTGTVVSYADRNWELRWAQERRRINLGRAIAVDMESGTLATQGYRLRVPYGTLLCVSDKPLHGEIKLPGAATAFYKRAVGEHLRIGLTAIDLLRSQLGSLHSRKLRSFDEPPFR; from the coding sequence ATGAGCCATCTGACGCCCGAGCAAGCAGTCGACCGCCTCGAGGAATTACACCGCACCGCCACAGTGGCGCTGCGCGAGGCGGTCGCGCGCTATGTGGCGGACGGCACGGTGCCGACCCGCGCCGAGCGCACCGCCCTGCGCTATCCGGAGCTGCGGGTCGCCTGGCAGCCGGAGGGCGCCGTGCAGTTCACCCGGCGCGCCTGGGCCAAGTTCCAGGCGCCCGGGGTCTATGCGACCACGATCACCCAGCCGGCCTTCTTCCGCTCCTATCTGCTGGAGCAGCTCCGGCCGCTGGTCGAGGAGTTCGGCGCGCGGATCGAGGTCCGCATCAGCGAGCAGGAGATCCCCTACCCCTTCGTGATCGAATCCGGCGACGAGTTCGTCCATGGCGACATCTCGGTCGCCGAGCTCGCCCGCCATTTCCCGACGCCGGCGCTGGCCAGCGTGGGCGACGAGATCGCCGACGGGCTCTGGGAGATCAAGGAAGGCCAGCCGCGCCCGCTCTCTTTGTTCGACGCGGTGCGCGTCGATTTCTCGCTGCGCCGCCTGGTGCATTACACCGGCACGCCCTGGCACACGATCCAGCCCTGGATCCTCTGCACCAACTATCAGCGCTATGTCGACCAGTTCCTGCAATGGGGGCTGGAGGAGCTGGCGCGGCCGAATGGCCCTTATACCGAGCTGGTGCTGCCGGGCGGCGGCGCGGTGAGGCGCGGCGACGACAGCGAGATGGCGGTGGCGACCGTGACGGCCGCCCCCTGGGAGCGGTTCCAGATGCCGGCCTACAGCCTCTTGCGCGGCGACGGCCAGGGCGGCGTCACCATCGTCAATATCGGCGTCGGCCCCTCCAACACGAAGAACGCGACCGACCATCTGGCGGTGCTGCGGCCGCATTGCTGGCTCATGATCGGCCATTGCGGGGGGTTGCGCCAGTCGCAGACCATCGGCGATTACGTGCTGGCCCACGGCTATCTGCGCCGCGACCGCATCCTCGACGAGCTGGTGCCGACTGAGATGCCGGTGCCGGCGCTGGCCGAGGTGCAGCTGGCACTCCAGGAGGCGGCCGCCCTCGTCACGGGGGAGCGCGGCGACGGGCTGAAGCGGCGCCTGCGCACCGGCACGGTGGTGAGCTATGCCGACCGGAACTGGGAGCTGCGCTGGGCGCAGGAGCGCCGGCGCATCAATCTCGGCCGCGCCATCGCGGTCGACATGGAGAGCGGCACGCTCGCGACCCAGGGCTATCGGTTGCGCGTGCCTTACGGGACGCTGCTTTGCGTCTCCGACAAGCCGCTCCATGGCGAGATCAAGCTGCCGGGCGCCGCCACCGCCTTCTACAAGCGCGCGGTCGGCGAGCATCTCAGGATCGGCCTCACCGCGATCGACCTGCTGCGCAGCCAGCTCGGCTCGCTCCATTCGCGCAAGCTCAGGAGCTTCGACGAGCCGCCGTTCCGGTGA
- a CDS encoding phosphatidate cytidylyltransferase has translation MMVSATWLWLIGGILAVLATASLIGYALARRQRGRPSATIANLNSRIKAWWVMVILIAIAFALGKVGVLVLFAFCSFAALREFITLTPTRRGDHIALATAFFIVLPLQYLLIGGNWYGLYSIFIPVYVFLGMPIIAALRGDTTEFISRIAEVQWGLMVSVFCVSHAPALLTLQIPGFEGRNAMLIVFLIIVVQASDVLQYVWGKLAGRHKIAPSLSPSKTIEGFVGGVASATALGAALWWITPFAWWQAGLMALVVNLMGFCGGLVMSAIKRDRGVKDWGQMIEGHGGMLDRLDSVIFAAPIFFHLTRFWWAV, from the coding sequence ATGATGGTCAGCGCGACCTGGCTCTGGCTCATCGGCGGCATCCTCGCCGTGCTGGCCACGGCCTCGCTCATCGGCTATGCGCTGGCCCGCCGGCAGCGGGGCCGGCCCAGCGCCACGATCGCCAACCTCAACAGCCGGATCAAGGCCTGGTGGGTGATGGTGATCTTGATCGCCATCGCCTTCGCGCTCGGCAAGGTGGGCGTGCTGGTGCTCTTCGCCTTCTGCTCCTTCGCCGCCTTGCGCGAGTTCATCACCCTCACCCCGACGCGCCGCGGCGACCATATCGCGCTCGCCACCGCCTTCTTTATCGTGCTGCCGCTGCAATATCTGCTGATCGGCGGGAACTGGTACGGGCTCTACTCGATCTTCATCCCGGTCTATGTGTTCCTCGGCATGCCGATCATCGCGGCCCTGCGCGGCGACACCACCGAGTTCATCTCGCGCATCGCCGAGGTGCAATGGGGCCTCATGGTCTCGGTCTTCTGCGTCTCGCATGCGCCGGCCCTCTTGACGCTCCAGATCCCGGGCTTCGAGGGCCGCAACGCGATGCTGATCGTGTTCCTCATCATCGTCGTCCAGGCGAGCGACGTGCTGCAATATGTCTGGGGCAAGCTCGCCGGCCGGCACAAGATCGCGCCGAGCCTGTCGCCCTCCAAGACCATCGAGGGCTTCGTCGGCGGCGTCGCCAGCGCCACGGCGCTGGGGGCCGCCCTCTGGTGGATCACGCCCTTCGCCTGGTGGCAGGCGGGGCTGATGGCCCTCGTCGTCAACCTGATGGGCTTCTGCGGCGGCCTCGTCATGTCGGCCATCAAGCGCGACCGCGGCGTCAAGGATTGGGGCCAGATGATCGAGGGCCATGGCGGCATGCTCGACCGGCTCGATTCGGTGATCTTCGCGGCCCCCATCTTCTTCCACCTGACCCGGTTCTGGTGGGCGGTGTAG
- a CDS encoding lysophospholipid acyltransferase family protein: protein MIDNIVAVAATAAAHLITGVRGRWQGCAPEPRPRIYFANHASHGDFILIRTALPPALRQGTRPVAAADYWLTSAARRYIAVNAFNAVLIDRNAITRTVDPVEPMTRALDEGASLILFPEGTRNTGGQRLLPFKRGIYYLAQRRPDVELVPVWIDNLNRVMPKGEFVPVPLLCTVTFGAPLHLEEGEHKARFCERARAALLALAPEHEEETQPAKEAVP from the coding sequence TTGATCGACAATATCGTCGCGGTGGCGGCCACCGCCGCGGCCCATCTGATCACGGGCGTCAGGGGCCGGTGGCAGGGCTGCGCGCCCGAGCCGCGGCCCCGCATCTATTTCGCCAACCATGCGAGCCATGGCGACTTCATCCTGATCCGCACCGCGCTCCCGCCTGCGCTGCGCCAGGGCACGCGGCCCGTGGCGGCGGCCGACTACTGGCTCACGAGTGCGGCGCGGCGCTATATCGCGGTGAATGCCTTCAATGCCGTGCTGATCGACCGCAACGCCATCACCCGCACGGTCGACCCGGTCGAGCCCATGACCCGGGCGCTCGACGAGGGCGCCTCGCTGATCCTCTTCCCCGAGGGCACGCGCAACACCGGAGGCCAGCGGCTGCTGCCCTTCAAGCGCGGCATCTATTACCTCGCCCAGCGCCGCCCCGATGTGGAGCTGGTGCCGGTCTGGATCGACAACCTCAACCGGGTCATGCCCAAGGGCGAGTTCGTGCCGGTCCCTCTCCTCTGCACCGTCACCTTCGGCGCGCCGCTCCATCTCGAGGAAGGCGAGCACAAGGCCCGGTTCTGCGAGCGCGCCCGTGCGGCGCTGCTGGCGCTGGCGCCGGAGCATGAGGAGGAAACGCAACCCGCGAAGGAAGCGGTGCCATGA
- a CDS encoding bifunctional alpha/beta hydrolase/class I SAM-dependent methyltransferase, whose protein sequence is MRPVEELTFQTHDGVELFYRHWPAAGSPRGAILLFHRGHEHSGRVAHLADELDLPDFAVFAWDARGHGRSPGERGFSPSLGSSVRDIQTFADHITRTHGIAIEDMAVIAQSVGAVLAATWAHDYAPRIRALVLASPAFKVKLYVPFARPGLALMRRFRGHFYVQSYVKAKFLTHDPARIASFDADPLITRAISVDILLQLYRTAERIVADAHAITIPTQLLISGADWVVHRGPQHRFYERLGTPIKERHILEGFYHDTLGEKDRQIALNKVRPFLLARFAEPLNRPSLLEADKLGYTRDEADALASPLPALSPRGLYWAAVRRNLKLGGMLSEGIALGHETGFDSGSTLDYVYRDKPSGLGALGRAIDRSYLDSPGWRGIRQRKIHVEALIRIAMARLEAAGSPIRMMDIAAGHGRYMLEALEGSPVKPASILLRDYSEINVAAGRRLIEEKGLGALARFEQADAFDRASLAAVSPRPTLAVVSGLYELFPDNGIIRRSLAGVADAVEAGGYLVYTGQPWHPQLELIARALTSHRQGQAWIMRRRTQAEMDQLVAEAGFTKLEQRIDEEGIFTVSLARRIAG, encoded by the coding sequence ATGCGCCCCGTCGAAGAGCTGACCTTCCAGACCCATGACGGGGTCGAGCTGTTCTATCGCCACTGGCCCGCCGCCGGCAGCCCGCGCGGCGCCATTCTGCTGTTCCATCGCGGCCATGAGCATTCGGGCCGCGTCGCCCACCTCGCGGACGAGCTCGATCTGCCGGACTTCGCCGTCTTCGCCTGGGACGCCCGCGGCCATGGCCGCTCGCCCGGCGAGCGGGGTTTCAGCCCCAGCCTCGGCAGCTCGGTGCGCGACATCCAGACCTTCGCCGATCACATCACCCGGACCCACGGCATCGCCATCGAGGACATGGCGGTGATCGCGCAGAGCGTCGGGGCCGTGCTGGCCGCGACCTGGGCCCACGACTACGCCCCCCGCATCCGCGCTCTGGTGCTGGCCTCGCCTGCCTTCAAGGTGAAGCTCTATGTTCCCTTCGCCAGGCCCGGCCTGGCGCTCATGCGCCGGTTCCGCGGCCATTTCTATGTGCAGTCCTACGTCAAGGCGAAGTTCCTGACCCACGATCCGGCGCGCATCGCCTCCTTCGACGCCGATCCGTTGATCACGCGCGCCATCTCGGTGGATATCCTGCTGCAGCTTTATCGCACGGCCGAACGCATCGTCGCCGACGCGCATGCCATTACGATCCCGACGCAGCTCCTGATCTCGGGCGCCGACTGGGTGGTGCATCGCGGGCCGCAGCATCGCTTCTACGAGCGGCTCGGCACGCCGATCAAGGAGCGCCATATCCTGGAAGGCTTCTATCACGACACGCTGGGGGAGAAGGACCGGCAGATCGCGCTGAACAAGGTCCGTCCCTTCCTTCTCGCCCGCTTCGCCGAGCCTTTGAACCGCCCCTCGCTGCTCGAGGCCGACAAGCTGGGCTATACCCGCGACGAAGCGGACGCGCTGGCTTCGCCGCTCCCCGCCCTGTCGCCGCGCGGCCTCTATTGGGCGGCGGTGCGCCGGAACCTGAAGCTGGGCGGGATGCTCTCCGAGGGCATCGCGCTCGGGCACGAGACCGGCTTCGATTCCGGCTCGACCCTCGATTATGTCTATCGCGACAAGCCGAGCGGCCTCGGCGCCCTCGGGCGCGCCATCGACAGATCCTACCTGGACTCGCCCGGCTGGCGCGGCATCCGCCAGCGCAAGATCCATGTCGAGGCGTTGATCCGCATCGCCATGGCGCGGTTGGAAGCGGCGGGATCGCCGATCCGCATGATGGATATCGCCGCCGGCCATGGCCGCTACATGCTGGAGGCGCTCGAAGGCAGCCCGGTCAAGCCGGCTTCGATCCTGCTGCGCGACTATAGCGAGATCAATGTCGCGGCCGGCCGCCGGCTGATCGAGGAGAAGGGGCTCGGCGCCCTCGCGCGCTTCGAGCAGGCCGACGCCTTCGACCGTGCCAGCCTCGCCGCCGTGAGCCCGCGCCCGACGCTCGCCGTCGTCTCCGGTCTTTACGAGCTCTTTCCCGACAACGGGATAATCCGCCGCTCGCTTGCGGGCGTGGCCGATGCGGTCGAGGCGGGCGGCTATCTGGTCTATACCGGCCAGCCCTGGCATCCTCAGCTCGAATTGATCGCGCGCGCCCTCACCAGTCATCGCCAGGGTCAGGCCTGGATCATGCGCCGCCGGACCCAGGCGGAGATGGACCAGCTCGTGGCCGAGGCCGGCTTCACCAAGCTGGAGCAGCGCATCGACGAGGAGGGTATCTTCACCGTCTCACTCGCGCGGCGGATCGCCGGATGA
- a CDS encoding CDP-alcohol phosphatidyltransferase family protein: MATLYDLKPRFQALLRPMVGRMAAAGITANQVTLGACLGSILVGLLLIGWGAACPILFLLIPIWLFLRMALNAVDGMLAREFGQKSQLGAYLNEITDVVSDALLYAPFALVAPFGPLEVGLVILLAALTEMAGLQGLTLGASRRYDGPFGKSDRALAFGALGLWIGIGGPRPDWLHWLMPLMALALAFTIVNRIRAGLAEARGKTAR; this comes from the coding sequence TTGGCGACGCTCTATGACCTGAAGCCGCGCTTCCAGGCGCTGCTGCGACCGATGGTCGGGCGGATGGCCGCCGCCGGCATCACCGCCAACCAGGTGACGCTCGGCGCCTGCCTGGGCTCGATCCTGGTCGGGCTGCTGCTGATCGGTTGGGGCGCCGCCTGTCCCATCCTCTTCCTGCTGATCCCGATCTGGCTCTTCCTGCGCATGGCGCTCAACGCGGTGGACGGGATGCTGGCGCGCGAGTTCGGCCAGAAGAGCCAGCTCGGCGCCTATCTCAACGAGATCACCGACGTCGTCTCCGACGCCCTGCTCTATGCGCCTTTCGCGCTGGTGGCCCCGTTCGGGCCGCTCGAGGTCGGGCTCGTGATCCTCCTGGCGGCGCTCACCGAGATGGCGGGATTGCAGGGCCTGACGCTCGGGGCCTCGCGGCGCTATGACGGGCCGTTCGGTAAGAGCGACCGTGCGCTCGCCTTCGGCGCGCTGGGGCTCTGGATCGGCATCGGGGGCCCGAGGCCCGACTGGCTGCATTGGCTCATGCCCCTGATGGCGCTGGCGCTGGCCTTCACCATCGTCAACCGCATCCGTGCCGGCCTCGCCGAGGCGCGCGGCAAGACGGCGCGCTGA
- a CDS encoding response regulator, with product MSTAAQKTVLVVDDNADFAEFVKSAAEMLNLNAVMLTDSNRFQNVFEELSPDILVLDMVMPGIEGTEIVDWLAERKAAVKVIIVSGFNPLYSKIARTLAEAKGLGTVMTLRKPVRLAEMLAALGDAR from the coding sequence ATGTCGACCGCGGCACAGAAGACGGTTCTCGTCGTCGATGACAATGCCGACTTCGCGGAGTTCGTGAAGAGCGCCGCGGAGATGCTCAACCTGAATGCCGTCATGCTGACGGACTCGAACCGGTTCCAGAACGTGTTCGAGGAGCTCTCGCCCGACATCCTCGTGCTCGACATGGTGATGCCGGGCATCGAGGGCACCGAGATCGTGGACTGGCTCGCCGAGCGCAAGGCCGCGGTCAAGGTCATCATCGTCAGCGGCTTCAACCCGCTCTATTCGAAGATCGCGCGCACGCTGGCGGAGGCGAAAGGCCTCGGCACGGTGATGACGCTGCGCAAGCCGGTGCGGCTGGCGGAGATGCTGGCGGCGCTCGGCGACGCGCGCTGA
- the ettA gene encoding energy-dependent translational throttle protein EttA has protein sequence MAAYQYIYVMKGLTKIYPGSRKVLEDIWLSFLPGAKIGVLGLNGSGKSTLLKIMAGIEKDFAGEAWMADGATVGLLPQEPQLDPGKDVAGNVMEGLAPIKRLVERFEAVSMRLGEDLDGDEMEKLIAEQGELQEKIDAVNGWDLDRTIEIAMDALRCPPGDAKVDKLSGGERRRVALCRLLLQKPDLLLLDEPTNHLDAESVAWLERFLHDYQGTVVAVTHDRYFLDNVAGWILELDRGKGIPWEGNYSSWLDQKQKRLELEEKQETNRQRTLQRELEWIKQSPRARQAKSKARITAYESLVANSGKQSAEAGTLVVPSGPRLGDLVIEADHLKKGFGDRLLIEDLSFKLPPGGIVGVIGPNGAGKTTLFRMIVGQETPDGGTLRVGPTVKLGYVDQSRDALAPNKTVWEEISGGADELDLGGRKVASRGYVAAFNFKGADQQKKVGQLSGGERNRVHLAKMLKSGANLLLLDEPSNDLDVDTLRALEEALLEFAGCAVVISHDRWFLDRIATHMLAFEGDSQAVWFEGNYADYEADRHKRLGAEADQPHRIKFKPLTR, from the coding sequence ATGGCCGCCTACCAATACATCTATGTGATGAAGGGCTTGACCAAGATCTATCCGGGCAGCCGCAAGGTGCTCGAGGATATCTGGCTGAGCTTCCTGCCCGGCGCCAAGATCGGCGTGCTCGGCCTCAACGGCTCCGGCAAATCGACCCTGCTCAAGATCATGGCCGGGATCGAGAAGGATTTCGCGGGCGAGGCCTGGATGGCCGACGGCGCCACGGTCGGCCTGCTGCCCCAGGAGCCGCAGCTCGATCCCGGCAAGGACGTCGCCGGCAACGTGATGGAGGGGCTTGCCCCCATCAAGCGGCTGGTCGAGCGCTTCGAGGCGGTCAGCATGCGGCTGGGCGAGGATCTCGACGGCGACGAGATGGAGAAGCTGATCGCCGAGCAGGGCGAGCTGCAGGAGAAGATCGATGCCGTCAACGGCTGGGATCTCGACCGCACCATCGAGATCGCCATGGACGCGCTGCGCTGCCCGCCGGGCGACGCCAAGGTCGACAAGCTCTCGGGCGGCGAGCGCCGGCGCGTGGCGCTCTGCCGGCTCCTGCTGCAGAAGCCGGACCTGCTGCTGCTGGACGAGCCCACCAACCATCTCGACGCCGAATCCGTCGCCTGGCTCGAGCGCTTTCTGCACGATTATCAGGGCACCGTGGTGGCGGTCACCCACGACCGCTACTTCCTCGACAATGTCGCCGGCTGGATCCTGGAGCTCGACCGCGGCAAGGGCATTCCCTGGGAGGGCAACTATTCCTCCTGGCTCGACCAGAAGCAGAAGCGGCTCGAGCTCGAGGAGAAGCAGGAGACCAACCGCCAGCGCACGCTCCAGCGCGAGCTGGAATGGATCAAGCAGAGCCCGCGCGCGCGCCAGGCCAAGAGCAAGGCGCGCATCACCGCCTATGAGAGCCTGGTGGCCAACAGCGGCAAGCAGTCGGCCGAGGCGGGGACGCTCGTCGTCCCGTCAGGCCCGCGCCTGGGCGACCTGGTGATCGAGGCCGATCACCTGAAGAAGGGCTTCGGCGACCGGCTGCTGATCGAGGATCTGAGCTTCAAGCTGCCGCCGGGCGGCATCGTGGGCGTGATCGGGCCCAACGGCGCCGGCAAGACCACGCTGTTCCGCATGATCGTCGGCCAGGAGACGCCGGATGGCGGAACCCTGCGGGTCGGGCCCACGGTCAAGCTCGGCTATGTCGACCAGTCGCGCGACGCGCTCGCCCCCAACAAGACGGTCTGGGAGGAGATCTCCGGCGGCGCCGACGAGCTCGACCTGGGCGGACGCAAGGTGGCCAGCCGCGGCTATGTGGCGGCCTTCAATTTCAAGGGCGCCGACCAGCAGAAGAAGGTGGGCCAGCTCTCGGGCGGCGAGCGCAACCGCGTCCATCTGGCGAAGATGCTGAAGTCGGGCGCCAACCTGCTGCTGCTCGACGAGCCCAGCAACGATCTCGACGTCGACACGCTGCGGGCGCTCGAGGAGGCGCTGCTCGAGTTCGCCGGCTGCGCCGTGGTCATCAGCCACGACCGCTGGTTCCTCGATCGCATCGCCACCCACATGCTGGCCTTCGAGGGCGACAGCCAGGCGGTCTGGTTCGAGGGGAACTATGCGGATTACGAGGCCGACCGCCACAAGCGCCTGGGCGCCGAGGCCGACCAGCCGCACCGGATCAAGTTCAAGCCGCTGACGCGGTAG
- a CDS encoding MlaC/ttg2D family ABC transporter substrate-binding protein, translated as MIGRRAFLAGSAAFIAAALAVMPGLVGPAAAVAADPSEFIRTLGDQALAQLVGSDITKTERADRFRKLLVANFDVPAIGKTVLGRYWKAASPDEQQEYLKLFEDFLVGNYAQRFGQYAGETFTVANVRDEGEGMHTVQTLIARPNGQNARLDWLMRDDGDSYKILDLKIEGISMSETHRSEFASVIQNSGGKVAGLIDALRKKAAQLGTG; from the coding sequence ATGATCGGACGCCGCGCTTTCCTGGCCGGCAGCGCCGCGTTCATCGCGGCCGCGCTGGCCGTCATGCCCGGACTGGTCGGCCCGGCCGCCGCCGTGGCCGCCGATCCGTCGGAGTTCATCCGCACTCTCGGCGACCAGGCGCTGGCGCAGCTCGTCGGCAGCGACATCACCAAGACCGAGCGGGCGGATCGCTTCCGCAAGCTGCTGGTGGCCAATTTCGACGTGCCCGCCATCGGCAAGACCGTGCTCGGCCGCTACTGGAAGGCCGCGTCGCCCGACGAGCAGCAGGAATACCTGAAGCTGTTCGAGGATTTCCTGGTCGGCAACTATGCCCAGCGCTTCGGCCAGTATGCCGGCGAGACCTTCACCGTCGCCAATGTGCGGGACGAAGGCGAGGGCATGCATACCGTCCAGACCCTGATCGCGCGCCCCAACGGGCAGAATGCGCGCCTCGACTGGCTGATGCGCGACGACGGCGACAGCTACAAGATCCTCGACCTGAAGATCGAGGGCATCAGCATGTCCGAGACCCACCGCTCCGAGTTCGCCTCGGTGATCCAGAACAGCGGCGGCAAGGTCGCCGGCCTGATCGACGCGCTGCGCAAGAAGGCGGCGCAGCTGGGAACGGGCTGA